From a single Budorcas taxicolor isolate Tak-1 chromosome X, Takin1.1, whole genome shotgun sequence genomic region:
- the TIMM8A gene encoding mitochondrial import inner membrane translocase subunit Tim8 A, translating into MDSSSSSSAAGLGSVDPQLQHFIEVETQKQRFQQLVHQMTELCWEKCMDKPGPKLDSRAEACFVNCVERFIDTSQFILNRLEQTQKSKPVFSESLSD; encoded by the exons ATGGATTCCTCCTCGTCTTCCTCCGCGGCCGGGTTGGGCTCCGTAGACCCGCAGCTGCAGCATTTCATTGaggtggagactcagaagcagcgcTTCCAGCAGCTGGTGCACCAGATGACGGAACTTTGTTGG GAAAAGTGCATGGATAAGCCTGGGCCAAAGTTGGACAGTCGGGCTGAGGCCTGTTTTGTGAACTGCGTTGAGCGCTTCATTGACACAAGCCAATTCATCTTGAATCGACTGGAACAGACGCAGAAATCCAAGCCAGTCTTCTCAGAAAGCCTTTCTGATTGA